tCTCGGTTATAAGTGTCATGTCAACAGTGAGCATGTTGGCATTACGTGAGTTGGATTGATCACAACTTTAGTGGTGGGACAGAGAACAAAATAATGCCCCTAATGTTTTCTTGCTGGCGGTTCATGTAGACAGGCATTCATAGAATCGATATAGAATTGTGGTGTATTCTTGAAGTACTGATATCAGCGCTATTCTTTTGAGTTTTTGAATAGAAAAGTGAGGACAAATTTCTTGTGAGCTAACAAGTAGAGAGATGAAGAAAGTGGGAACACACGAAAAGGGTGGTTCTGCTGTAGCTGAGAAGGTATTGGTTGCTGTTAAAGCATCAAAGGAGATTCCTAAGACTGCTCTTTTGTGGGCTCTGACTCATGTTGTTCAGCCTGGGGATTGCATTACTCTTCTTGTGGTTGTCTCTTCACATAGTTCTGGTAAAGGTTTTAGATTATTTGCTTGGTTTAAAAGGTTTTTTCTGCATGATTTAGCCTTGTTCATTGCTTTAAGTTTCGTGTCTTTGAATTGAAGGATTTATCATTCAATTGAAATTTCCAGTTCACCTCCGTCATGTTGAACCAAATATAAGTATTTTCAAGATCTTGAACTCTTATGCTTGTGTCCAAACTGTAGAATAACAATGAAGTATTAGAAATTAGGGGCAAAATCTTTAAACGTGACGCAATACACAATATATACTTCAATATCGGCATAATCCCTCGCTTGAATTTCACTTGTTTCTGGCGTTTCCAACTCAAGTCCAAATCAAATCTGAGCAATATGTTGAATTTGCCTCTCCATGTAAAGaactgaaaaagaaaatattggtTCATTCAGTATTTTGGTGCCTCTAGCAACTGTTTGTCCCAAGTACAAGCTGTTAGAATTGTAGGGGcgtcttaattttggagttTATTGCCGTTTTCATGTTTGGTGACTAAAGTCCAAATCAATTATCGAGCAATTCACAACTTTTCTGAGTGACTTGGTAATTATTTTTTGCCCTACCTAAATCATCAGGTCGAAAATTTTGGGGATTCCCAAGATTTGCTGGAGACTGTGCTAGTGGCAACTGGAGGTTTCACTCTGGTACAACTGCAGAACAGAAATCTGATATAACAGATTATTGCTCCCAGATGATTCTTCAGCTTCATCATGTTTATGATCCTAACAAAGTGAGTCTTAAAAATTTGCGTACCTGACATTTATTTGTGTATGCATGGTAGGATCCACCAATTAAATTCCTGACTCCGCCGGTGTGCATGGTCATCTTATGCTGATAAATGATTTTTCCAATTATGATTTAGATCAATGTgaagataaaaatcatatctggTACCGCTTGTGGAGCAGTGGCTGCTGAGGCAAAGAAAAAGATAGCTAGTTGGGTTGTTCTGGACAAGTAATATCTATTCTCCTGCTGCTTAAAGAATCTAAAACTATATAAGAAAAACTTACGTAGTAATCTTGTGATTTTTGGTTTGAGTATCTTACAGGCATCTCAAACACGAGGAGAAACGATGCATGGAAGAGCTGCAATGCAACATTGTAGTAATGAAGCATTCTCAACCAAAAATACTCCGGCTCAATCTAATGAGATCACCTGAAAAGGAGcctgaaattttgaattctgaTAGTGACGAATCATCAAAGaaacaagaaaacatgagtAGTTCTTTGAATCCAACTCGTGGTCCGCTTGTCACCCCATCGAGTAGTCCCGAGCCATTTACTGTCACTGAAGCTGCAACGTCATCAGTTTCAAGTTCTGATCCTGGAACTTCACCATTCTTTGTGACTGAAAAAAAAGATGGCCTGAGGCGAGAAGAATTGTTAGCCACAAAACAGGAAAGGGAAATTAATGAATCTAGttcagaaactgacagtgaaaAGTTGTCTACCTCTTCAAGGTTTCAACCATGGATGGCAGATATTGTTACCGCACATTGTCAATTTTTTGAACATCCAGGAGAAAGCTCAGGACGAATTGGTAATCAGATTCAAAATTCGTCTACCAAAGCCCAGTTAGAAAAGCTTTCAAATCTTAACTTGGAATCTGGATTTCAATCGCCAGGCTATCGTCCTAACCTTGATTTCAATGAAAGTTTTAGAGAAGTTATGTCACTAAGAACAGCGCCCTCTGGGTCCCCTCCCTTGTGTTCTGTGTGTCAGCACAAGGCTCCTGTATTTGGAAAGCCTCCTAGGTGGTTCACATATGCTGAGCTAGAGCTCGCAACTGGAGCGTTTTCACAAGCTAATTTTTTAGCAGAAGGTGGGTTTGGATCTGTTCACAGAGGTGTACTTCCTGATGGCCTTGTAGTGGCTGTCAAGCAGCATAAATTGGCAAGTTCTCAAGGGGATCAAGAATTTTGTTCAGAAGTTGAAGTTTTAAGTTGTGCTCAGCAACGCAATGTCGTTATGTTGATTGGTTTCTGCATTGAAGATGGTAGAAGATTACTAGTCTACGAATACATCTGCAACGGATCTCTAGATTCTCATCTTTACGGTATGATTTTCGTACTTTTTAGACGCTCTTTGTTAATGGATGATTTTGGTTTATGAGAATTTCAAATGTATGTGGAATTTTCAGGACACCAACAAGGTTCACTTACATGGAATGCACGTAAAAAAATAGCAGTTGGAGCTGCACGAGGGTTGCGATATCTTCATGAAGAATGTAGGGTTGGCTGCATAGTGCACCGAGATTTGCGACCAAATAACATTCTCATTACTCATGATTTTGAGCCCTTGGTAAAAATCTTAACCTGTAGTTTTAACTAACATTTCGTTCCAGACCTGTGTCATGGTGGTCATGTGCTATGTCGCCATTCTGTTACTGGTATGGCAATTTCAAAATTTCTGATCTAACTCAATAATTGATTTACTAACTGAATATATGTATTGTAAGCTTTTAGAAAAATCAGAACGATATATATGCTAATCGAACCTGGTTTTTGTTCCCGAGCTTAAAACGTCCGTTCATGTTCTAATTGTCTTCTTGCATTCTGATTCCATGTTCGTCACATGTCTTGTGATGAGGCATGTCACGAACATCCAGTCTACGTATAGCAAACAATTTGCACGTGACAGAATATGATTTTTGTTTGATCTTCTTCCGGAAGGTGGGAGACTTTGGTCTAGCTAGATGGCAACCAGATGGAGAGACGGGAGTTGAAACGAGAGTGATTGGAACATTTGGGtgagtttcaaatttatttttcctccCTCAAAATATCAAGTTCAATAAACCATGATGTTTATTTAGGTACTTGGCACCTGAGTATGCTCAAAGCGGTCAGATCACAGAAAAGGCCGATGTTTACTCATTTGG
This sequence is a window from Primulina huaijiensis isolate GDHJ02 chromosome 13, ASM1229523v2, whole genome shotgun sequence. Protein-coding genes within it:
- the LOC140991376 gene encoding inactive protein kinase SELMODRAFT_444075-like; translated protein: MKKVGTHEKGGSAVAEKVLVAVKASKEIPKTALLWALTHVVQPGDCITLLVVVSSHSSGRKFWGFPRFAGDCASGNWRFHSGTTAEQKSDITDYCSQMILQLHHVYDPNKINVKIKIISGTACGAVAAEAKKKIASWVVLDKHLKHEEKRCMEELQCNIVVMKHSQPKILRLNLMRSPEKEPEILNSDSDESSKKQENMSSSLNPTRGPLVTPSSSPEPFTVTEAATSSVSSSDPGTSPFFVTEKKDGLRREELLATKQEREINESSSETDSEKLSTSSRFQPWMADIVTAHCQFFEHPGESSGRIGNQIQNSSTKAQLEKLSNLNLESGFQSPGYRPNLDFNESFREVMSLRTAPSGSPPLCSVCQHKAPVFGKPPRWFTYAELELATGAFSQANFLAEGGFGSVHRGVLPDGLVVAVKQHKLASSQGDQEFCSEVEVLSCAQQRNVVMLIGFCIEDGRRLLVYEYICNGSLDSHLYGHQQGSLTWNARKKIAVGAARGLRYLHEECRVGCIVHRDLRPNNILITHDFEPLVGDFGLARWQPDGETGVETRVIGTFGYLAPEYAQSGQITEKADVYSFGVVLVELVTGRKAVDLSRPKGQQCLAEWARPLLDAYATDELVDPRLGSCYVEHEVYCMLHAASLCIRRDPEARPRMSQVLRILEGDAIDPSCPSSTLGFYVSGTISSHYQQTDSIDDEASRCFSSNLALDNSGRRPSQDFHVKMEV